From the Globicephala melas chromosome 8, mGloMel1.2, whole genome shotgun sequence genome, the window GAGAATATTATTAGGAAGCACACATGCTGCATTAACATTGAATCACCTGGTGGGAGAGTTactccctttttatttctcactAGCCCTCTGATTTCATGCACGGAAGTCTTGGTTTGGGCTGGGATGATTTTAACACTATGACAAGAGCAGGTATCAGGCTTTGAACATTCTGAAGGCCACTGCGTTCAGTTACAGTTGAATAACagtgttttcattgtatttatttttacagttaccTCCTATTCACAACAAGCAGCACAAGTTGCTTTTCATTTATACTAACGATATAAAGTTTTCTCTTGTTTTGGCCGTGCCatagtggcttgtgggatctcagttccctgaccaaggattgaacctgggccacggcagtgaaagcccagaatcctaaccagtaggccaccagggaactcccaatataaagtttccttcaaaaataatagatttcttttggataaaagtgagtcaacttaaaaaattttttttggcaaatAAGACAGGTGTGGGTTATGGCCCAAATCATGAAGGTGGGCAGAAAGAAGGCTGTGACTTGGGAAAGACTAACTTACGGAGGGCTCCCTAGTCCTTGGCACTTTAGTTGTTTTTAGTTCTGCTCTTCTTACCCAACACTTGCCAGACCTATTAGAATGATTTTTTTGCATGTCAGTGTTTCCAAGGGCAAGAAGTATTTATTCATCCTGCATTTCCAGTGCCAAGCACAACACCTGGCACAAAGGAAATGCTCAAAGTTTAATGAACAAAAGAGAGACACGCAGATCTCACAGCGCCTGGTGAGGTGGGAAGAGCAGGGAATGTTATTCCCATTTATCAGATGAAATGACTGAGTCACAAATTCAGAATCTAGCTCAAAGCAGTGAATTAGAGGCTGGGCTCAGGGACTGAATCCAGGCTTCTCTTCCCCACAGTGTCAAGGATGCATAGGGGGGCTGCTTGTGGTTTAGtgagggaagggggtggtgggTTGAGTTGTGCCTCTCTCTGTAGACATCCACCCTGCCAGAGACCAAGGGTCATCTTTGGTGAGGAAGAGGGTGTCTCAGGAGACCTCTGCAGGGTCCCTCCACAGGGGCACGTGAAGGAGCCGTGACCAGGACCCTAAGGTCCTTGGAGGATGCTGGGAGGCTGCCTAGAATTGGGGCCCTAAGCCCAGGATTGTAGGGAGCAGGGGGGCCAGAGTTCGGGTTGCATGTTTGGGCTGCACTGTGACACCTCCCCATCTCTGTCTTGGATTGTTCCAGACTCAGCTGTGCTGCTCTTCCTGGCCATGCCCATGCTCACCGTAGGAGGAATCCTGTTTCTGATCACCAACCTGCAGGTGTGAGCCTGCCCTAATCACGGGCCCCTGGCTGGAGGTTGGGGCgggtggaaggagggagaagcaCTTTGCTACATTGGCTGCCTCTGATGGGGTTGGCCCAAGCCAGGGTGGTAGCTCCTGGGGTGGAGGGTAGGTCTGGGTATGAGGGCCTGACACTTGCCGGGTGCACAGGAAAGATTTCACGAATAAATAGGTGATTCAGGCTGATCGTGTGTCCTCCAGATCGGGAACCTATTTGGCAAACACCGTTCAACCATCATCACCATGTACAACGGAGCATTTGACTCTTCCTCGGCAGTCTTCCTTATCATTAAGGTAAAAGATAGCAATGGCCCGTGTTTATCTCCCTGCTGCTGGGGAGCACCAGGCATCCGTAATCAGCCGCCAGGGTGGAAGGCAAGAGCCTGGGCCAAGCCTCCTTCTTAGAAGCAGGTTTCAGCCCCTAATTCTTACACTGACTTTTTGTATGATGAAATacacccagggacttccctggtggtccagtggttaagactgcgcactgccaaaaaaaaaaagactctgcacttctactgcaggggacgcgggttcaatccgtggtcagggaactaggatcctgcttGCTGCgtggcaaaaaaaccccacctaaCATAAAGTTTTCcatgtgaaccatttttaagtgtacagtccgATGGCATTAAGTTCATTCGTGTTGTTTTACGACCATCACcgccatccatctctagaactcttCTCCAccctgtaaaactgaaactctgtgcccattaaacaataacgCCCATTGTGGGTACCCCCCCGTCTCCTCCTTGCCACTGGCAACCACTGTCTTATTGTCtatttctgtgaatttgactactgtaGGTACCTcctaagtggaatcatatagtatttgtccttctgtgactgggtTATTCCATTTAGCCTAATGTCTTCAGGGTTTATcaatgttgtagcaggtgtcagaatttccttcctttttaaggctgaataatgttccatcgtatgtatgtgccacatttcctttatccattcatccgcgGATGGATACTTGATTTGCTTCCACCTTTCAGacgttgtgaataatgctgctgtgaacgtggcTGTTACACtgacctctcctctcctttgtcTGCAGCTCCTTTATGAACAGGGCATCAGTCTCAGGGCCTCCTTCATCTTCATCTCTGTctgcagtgcctggcatgttgGGCGTACTTTCCTTCTGATGCCCAGGGGACACATCCCCTACCCACTGCCCCCCAACTACAGCTATGGGTAAGGACTATGAGCTGGTGATGGTGTGCCCAGAGCCCCTCATCTCACCTGGAGTAGGAAGCAGGGATGGGACAGACATGGTAAGGCAGAGGAAACCTGTCCCAGGAGAGGAGGACTAGACCAGGGATGTATTAGTTagctactgctgcataacaaactaccccaaaacttaaTGGCCTAAAACatgaagcatttattatttccacAGGTCTGTGTGTAGCTGGCTAGTTCTGCTGATCAGGGAGCTGCTTGGATGACCTTGACAAGGCTTCTCATGCCTCTGATCACCTGGTGGGCTAGCTGGGGGCTGGCTGGTCTAGGATGGCCTTACTCACATGGGGTTTGTCTGGCCATAGGGAGTGGCAGGGATTTCTGGGTCACGTGGCTCTTATCCTCCCACAGGCTAGCTTGGGCTTCTTCACATGGTGGTCTCAGGGTTCCAAGATAAATGCCAAAATGCACAAGGTTTTTTCACTTTTAAGCTGAGAATTGTCGCAGCATCACTTCTGCTGGGTTGTCTCGGCCGGGCAGCTCCCAAGGCCAGCCCAGAGGGAGGGGACGGGGAAGTGGTCAGAGCTGTACTGCAGAGGGTGGAGAGCAGAGGCGGGGAAGACATGGGACCGTTTGTGCCGCCAGTCATCCAAGCAGTAGAGAGAGGGCATTTGTTTGCTGTTCAGCAGCCCCATGCGCTCTGATTTCATCTCACAGCAGTCCTGAGATACGCATACTTCcctccattttccaaatgagaacaAGGAGGCTCAGAAGAGTTAGGTCTGAGCCGCGTTGCACAGCCtcaggaagaggcagagctggggtttgaacccaggcctgtccTGTTCTTCCTGCacttcagtggttcccaaacattGCTGCGTATTAGAATTGCTGGGATCACTTggagatctttaaaaaatgtgggaGCCTGACTCCCACGCccagacattctgatttaatCGGTCTAGGCTGTGACTTGGGCATTGGGGTTGTGAAAAGGTGATTCCAGTGTATAGCGAAAGGTACTATCCCCCCTCCcgccgcacacacacacacacacacacacacacacacacggcctgAATCTGAGGCTCGGCTCACAATTCTTGGGTCAGGCTGATGGGACTTCTGtttccacagcctgtgctctggggATGGccccagagaggaagagaagaaaacggCTGAGTCCCAAAAGCTGGAGCtttcagagaagttcctttcacCCAAGGAAGGTGAGCCCTACTGGTTAACCCATTTCCCCTCCGGAACCTGGCCTCTCCCCACAGCCACCTCCAAAGCTTTCCCAGGGACTCAGAATCAGGAAAGGACAGGTAGGGAAAAGACCTGCAGGATCTTCTCAACCCCCTCAGTTTATAGGCGGTCCAGAGAGGGGCAACATTTTTGTCTCATCTCTCCTCTTTgtcccccttttctttctcatctcaTCATACCCCTTGCCCTCGCAGCCAGCCTTCCATCATttgccttcccttccccccactccTAAGTCTGCCTTATTTGTCCCCATTTCTGCAGGTCTGCTGGGTCTGTCCCGTCTCCATCActgcctcctttctctcctctgtctgTTTTGGGTCTTTGGTTATAAACATCACAAACCACGGCTGGTTAAGGTAGAAATGAGAACAGGATTCTGAGAAGTTCACAAAAGCAAGGGCAAAGTGAACTTGCCAGGCTCCATCCAGGAAGAGCAGAACCAGGGGACCTGCCTCTGGGGACCCCAGTCTGAAATCACAGCCAGTCTGCCTCTCGAGGAGAATGATCAACTTGGTCAGCCTTGGGTGAGGAATGGAATGCTTAATTCGCAGTCCCATCTGGACCATGAAGAATAGGGCGGGGGGAGATTTCCAGAGAAGACTCAGGATCCTGGTACGGAAGGAAAAGAAGGGGCTGTGGATCAGCTGAAACACTAGCTGTCTTTAACTTTCTCCTCTCGTCTTTCTTTTCATCATCCTGGCTGAGAAAGATTAGGAAAGTGTTAGTGCAAGAAGCATCATTGAGTCCAAGCTGCGATAGATCAGATTTCGGCAGGCGGAGCACGTGGGAGGCTCATTCAGGGTGGTGGGGACAGGATGACGCGTGGAGGTGGCGGTGTGCCCAGGAAAGCAAGAAGAGCGGGTGAGCTCAGACCTCAGGCTGTCCTTTCAAGACCCCTGCACTCTTGCCCATCCCTGCCCCCCAACTTTAAGTGTAACTCTTGCCCAAATCTTCCTCTTCCCACCAGAGATCCCCAGAccagggcagcagcagcaggaagccCGCTCTCTCTGGAGCTACGTCTTCTCTCGGCGCTTTGCCTGGCACCTGGTGTGGCTGTCTGTGATACAGCTGTGGCACTACCTCTTCATCGGCACCCTCAACTCTCTGCTGAGCAACTTGGCCAGTGGGGACAGGGTGCTAGGTATGTGACGGGGCTGGGAGGCAGCGCATCTGAGCACCACAGCTGGGGACTTGGAACCTCGAGCGGCGGGGCGCTGAGCTCAGCAGGGCTCTGTGCTCCAGAGAAAGGTCTGAGCAGGGGTGTGGCGAGGAGGGTCAGGCAGGGCAAGGGCCGGGTGGGAGGGTCCTCTTCCGTAAGGCACTCCTGGAAAGTTCTTACCGCCCAACCCCTCTCTGCCCTCTGCAGTCAGCACGTACACAAATGCCTTTGCCATCACTCAGTTCTTTGGAGTGCTGTGTGCCCCCTGGAATGGGCTGCTCATGGATCGGCTGAAATGCAAGTACCAGGAGGAAGCAAGAAGGACAGGTGAGACCTGGGTTCCAGAGGATCAGGGAACCAGGAGGGGAGAGATCTTTATTTTCCTCCatgcccatcttctcttttcttctaaatCCTTTTCTCCTTGCATCTGtccgttcatccatccatcactcatccatccatccatccatccatccatccctcatcTGTCCATtcatcacccatccatccatcatccaacCACTAGTCACTGAGTGCCAATTATGTGCCAATCACAGTTCTAGATTCAGTAACGGACAAGACAGATACGTCCTTGTTCTCAAGAAGCTCTTCTCAGTCTAGAGAGTGGAGAAATGCCAGTAATCAAGCTTTACAGTCCATGAAGTAAACCTGCAGGGagctatgaaacagaaagaaaggcacATAACCTGTTCTGGGTGGGGATGGGATGGGTGTCAGGgaaggaagtcttcctggaggaagtggcatCTAAGCCAAGACCTAAAGGAAGAGTAAAGACGTGAGAACTTGAAGAGGAGGGCCTTGGGAGGGTGGCCCAGGAGTACAGAGGAGTCAGGGTGGTGAAGGGGAGAGTGAAACATTAAGGAATCTGAGGAATCCCAGAAAGTGATTCGGGCTGGCCAGGGCACAGAGAGGTAGTCGGGAGGGGGCTGGAAAGACGGAGGTAAGAAGGGACAGGCAGTGTTATGCCAAGGAGCTTGGACATGATCCTTGGACAAGAATGGAGGAGCAGGCATGCTgaggtctctctctctttttttttttttttgaccttgcacctcacggcttgcgggatcttagttccccgaccagggattggactTGGGCATACGCAGTGAAaacgcagaatcctaaccactggaccaccagggaattccctttaccCCTATAGTTTCATCTCTCCCACTTCTCACTTCCCTGAGCTGCTTCTCCTAACCCTGctggagtattttaaaacaaatctcagACATCAgatcatttcatctgtaaatacatCAGTTGGTAGCTCCAGCAAATAGGAcctcttttatttaaattaaacatCACCATAATATCATTATCATATGTAAAACAGCCCCGCATCATTTCTTAGTATCATCTAATAATGTAGACCTGTTCAGATTTCCTTAATGGTCTCACCTATGCCTTTTTATAGTTGGTTTGTTCAGATTCGCATCCTTACAGGGGCCACACAATGTACTGATGtgtcttttagatgtttttaAGTctctgtgtcccccacccccttttttccctttgttgttCATTTATCGAAGGAACTAGGTTGTTTGTCCTGTCAGATTTCCCACATTTTGGGTTTGGCATCCTTttcatgtcatttaaaaatgtttctttgattGGGTCTTTCCTGTAAACAGGCagagtaatatttttattaatactaatatttaatattttttggcaagaatacttcagAGCTGGAGCCGTGGGCTACCTACAAGCTCTcgtcatcaggcccttagtacCCGTGGTTTTGTTCTTATGATGTTAAGATTGATCAGTGGGTTCAGACATTGTCAGTCTGATCTGCGCATTATAAAAGTTTCCCATCAGCTGCAGGCCTAATGATTTTAACAGCTATTGATGACCAGTGCCTAGACCCATTATTTTATTAGGGTCGCAAAAAggagattttctatttctatctttccttctgcttttaatAGCTAGAATTCCTCTAGAAAGAAAACCTTTCCTTTATTAAGTATTTCGTTACCCTGAAATAAATGCATGCTTTTTCCTCTATTTACTAGTTTTAGAAAAATGATTTGGTGCCCTAGAAACTTCCAGGGGTAACCACtcatagtttctcttttttttcttttttttgtggtacgcgggcctctcactgttgtggcctctcccgttgcggagcacaggctccggacgcgcaggctcagtggccatggctcacgggcccagccgctccgcggcacgtgggatcttcccagaccggggcacgaacccgcgtcccctgcatcggcaggcggactctcaaccacggcgccaccagggaagccccatagtttctcttttaaaatctcattttaaatatatttgacatgTTTCAATCCACCTCTGTCACAATTCTTCTCAAATTATCTCATCTTTGACTATCGGCAACTTTACCAATCCACTATCTGTGTCCTTAACAAATAGTCCCATTAGCTTTAGAGAGTGTCTTTCCCTTCTGTCACAAGGAGATATTCAGGTCCGTCTCACTGGGTATGTTTCCTGGCCCAGACCTGAgaccagccatttctccaaataGCCCTGGGTCCCTTTAAATGAGAAATGGTATTTAAAGAGTGCACTTTGGGTGCTAAGGTTTCTAATTCTCCTGGGTTGTCATTGCTTTTAGGCCTCTGAGGTAAGATATACATAATTTTTTGGATGAACAAATACATCATGAGTATCCAGTActgatattttaattgaaattttactTCCTTGACTTTTACATTTGTATCTCCTTTCGTCTGAAAATCTTGGTTCCTAAAATACTCTAATATAtgctatattaatatatttactgtatatacatacagtgtatactatatacacatactatatatatatatagtactttacaaatatattttatgcataattACTGGTTTAGCATCATCAATACTATTAATAATAGTACGATTGCTGTATGCTGTTTCTCCcgtcctccctcctttctttccttctttccgtTCTCATCCTGAGGATACATCCCGTAAGAGCTGTCAGTCAAATTACAGTATTTTAAGAGTCGCCAACTTGATATAAAGTTATGTTCATTGGTTTCATCTTGTTGGATTTCTTTTGGAATTGctttgcttgttttcttcctattattttattttaaatacatttgcatATCAAACATTGACATTCCTCAGCCAGAACTATGAAACAAGATACAGTCAAAGAAGTTTAGTTTCCTTCTGTGTTCCCTGTCCTCCATTCCTTCCCTCGTTAggtaactgtttttgtttttgcttttccttaaagacagactctgtatgtgtgtatagttttgctttctcAGATAAAA encodes:
- the SLC43A3 gene encoding equilibrative nucleobase transporter 1 isoform X2, producing MPRGWMDERFSLIFTLASFMNNFMTFPAGYIFDRFKTTVARLIAIFLYTSATLTIAFISADSAVLLFLAMPMLTVGGILFLITNLQIGNLFGKHRSTIITMYNGAFDSSSAVFLIIKLLYEQGISLRASFIFISVCSAWHVGRTFLLMPRGHIPYPLPPNYSYGLCSGDGPREEEKKTAESQKLELSEKFLSPKEEIPRPGQQQQEARSLWSYVFSRRFAWHLVWLSVIQLWHYLFIGTLNSLLSNLASGDRVLVSTYTNAFAITQFFGVLCAPWNGLLMDRLKCKYQEEARRTGSSASAAALRSTVPSLVLTSVLCLGFALCASIPVLPLQYATFTLQVINRSFLYGGNAAFLTLAFPSEHFGKLFGLVMALSAVVSLLQFPIFTLIKGPLQSDPFYVNVILVLVTLLTFVHPFLVYRECCQKESPPGVA